The following are encoded in a window of Primulina eburnea isolate SZY01 chromosome 4, ASM2296580v1, whole genome shotgun sequence genomic DNA:
- the LOC140829445 gene encoding uncharacterized protein gives MMPQPRRKKWTETEERTLIDKYGEMSCDGTLSKMKAREKKFKPIALHVNSVHHARDPVSYPWQWSWKDVSTKVQNMRHQYALVKQKIKKQESSVGGTGEEEFDWLEGATHWSNFLRYKEVFGDMPLVFNSIDSMIMVAVGANECTGGFDQSGHEMDIGEFGQLVPVGEGDFVAGIDGVENGVMELEFDYDGEEGEENYKVGDKSENCTRKDGGSEFVCEDMEPNSLKMRKKKKVSKGLEKRAWAFLTNQLGQLREMETRFEQREAEREQKRQRREHLLTEMDKERERRWEEMEKDREVKENTREKLRRQRIQDWEAMERETEERERRRREETLIHEREWEGRLSRRRSDWKARMDEMLHQHRAEIGQIQARILHEQQNLTGQLLGIITQWTGHPAGLSDHTGASSHYLSQMIQNLHHDNGGIVHGDGRVEGDNQEDQFIVDG, from the coding sequence ACAGAGGAGAGGACGCTTATAGACAAATATGGAGAGATGTCTTGTGATGGTACTTTATCAAAGATGAAAGCCAGGGAGAAAAAGTTTAAGCCTATTGCTTTACACGTGAACTCTGTTCATCATGCTCGGGACCCAGTATCATATCCATGGCAGTGGTCTTGGAAAGATGTGTCCACAAAAGTGCAGAACATGAGGCACCAGTATGCCTTAGTGAAGCAGAAGATAAAAAAGCAAGAATCTTCGGTAGGAGGAACAGGTGAAGAGGAGTTTGATTGGTTGGAAGGGGCCACACATTGGTCGAACTTCCTTAGGTATAAAGAGGTTTTTGGGGATATGCCACTTGTATTTAACAGTATTGATTCGATGATAATGGTTGCAGTAGGAGCTAATGAATGCACAGGAGGGTTTGATCAGAGTGGTCATGAGATGGATATTGGGGAGTTCGGTCAGTTAGTTCCAGTGGGGGAGGGGGATTTTGTAGCAGGTATTGATGGGGTTGAGAATGGAGTAATGGAATTGGAGTTTGACTATGATGGGGAGGAGGGAGAAGAGAACTATAAAGTAGGTGATAAAAGTGAGAACTGTACGAGGAAAGATGGAGGTTCTGAATTTGTTTGTGAAGATATGGAACCAAATTctttgaaaatgagaaaaaagaaaaaagtgtCAAAAGGGTTAGAGAAGAGGGCATGGGCTTTTCTTACAAACCAGTTGGGGCAGTTGAGGGAGATGGAAACTCGGTTCGAGCAACGTGAGGCGGAGCGAGAGCAGAAGAGGCAAAGGAGAGAACATCTTCTGACAGAAATGGACAAGGAACGTGAAAGGAGATGGGAAGAAATGGAGAAGGATAGAGAAGTGAAGGAGAACACAAGGGAGAAGTTACGGAGGCAAAGGATTCAAGATTGGGAAGCGATGGAGAGGGAGACTGAAGAAAGAGAGAGAAGAAGAAGAGAAGAGACACTGATACATGAGAGGGAATGGGAAGGCAGGTTGAGTCGAAGAAGATCAGATTGGAAGGCAAGGATGGATGAGATGTTACATCAGCATCGTGCAGAAATTGGACAGATTCAAGCTAGGATTCTACACGAACAACAGAATCTTACCGGTCAACTTCTTGGAATTATAACACAGTGGACTGGTCATCCGGCAGGACTCTCTGATCACACTGGAGCTAGCTCCCATTATCTATCACAAATGATCCAGAATTTACACCATGATAATGGCGGTATCGTTCATGGTGATGGCCGTGTGGAGGGAGATAATCAAGAAGATCAGTTCATAGTTGATGGATAA